The following are from one region of the Pseudorasbora parva isolate DD20220531a chromosome 12, ASM2467924v1, whole genome shotgun sequence genome:
- the rprmb gene encoding protein reprimo B, producing the protein MNSTVFNDTDSALFSNRSSESFLSCCNLSSVVTDSGFVSTAGLDERSVFIMRAVQIAVMCVLALTVVFGIFFLGCNLLIKSEGMINFLVTDRRPSKDVEAVIVGSY; encoded by the coding sequence ATGAATTCAACAGTTTTCAACGACACGGACAGTGCTCTGTTCTCCAACAGAAGCAGCGAGAGCTTTCTGTCGTGCTGTAATTTGTCCTCGGTGGTGACGGACAGCGGGTTTGTGTCCACGGCGGGGCTGGACGAGCGCAGCGTGTTCATCATGCGCGCGGTGCAGATCGCGGTGATGTGCGTGCTGGCGCTCACCGTGGTCTTCGGCATCTTCTTTTTAGGCTGTAACTTGCTCATTAAGTCCGAGGGCATGATCAACTTTCTGGTCACGGACAGAAGACCGTCAAAGGATGTCGAAGCGGTCATCGTTGGATCATACTAG